TCCTTCAAATAAGCATTCCATAATTACCTCCGTTCAAATCTATTAGCCCCAAAATTAGCTCCAAATCAAGCTCTTTAAATAAAGGAAGGGCCCAAGATACGGCCACCCAAGTGGTTGACTTATGCCTTTCCGTGTGGTTCAATGCTACCCATGCAAGGCGAGCATCAAGGTAAGCGACCTGAAGAATGTGGATGAGACATCCCTGACCGGCACGACATCTGAAGTTCTCCCCGTGAGAGAAGTGACAGGGCTTGTTAAGAATCTGACCGCTCAGGGAGCCGTTACAAAGCGCCTGATAAAGGCCTACAAAGAGCTCATCTACTCCCGATAATGAAAATGGCCGCAACCGAACAAGACCCAAATGGCGACGAACGCCAATGCGGACATGTCCAAATACTTTTTCTTCATTGGTTTTCTCCTTTTTCGCTAATGAAATTTTCTATGAATTTTTTTGCCTCTGATATGGCTTTTTCCAAGGTCTTCCCGTTCGCAAGGCCGCTGGCGATTGCAGATGATAAGCGGCAGCCGGTGCCGTGTTTGGCCGGGCCTTCCATCCTTTTGCCTTTGAACTCGGTGAATTTCTTACCGTCAAAAAGGACATCCGTCGGGTCGCCCGTTGAATGGCCGCCCTTAACAAGGACCGCAAGGGTTTTTGTCTTATCGCGGCGGAGTTGCCAGCATTCAGCATATATCTGCTGTGCCGCCTCCTTCATTATGCCAACGTTCCAAAGCCGCATACCGGTTAGAACGCCCGCTTCATCGATGTTGGGAGTTATGACCGTTGCGTTAGGTAGCAGCTCTTCTTTGAATGCCTTGAAGGCGTGCGCTTCGAGGAGCGGCATGCCGCTTGTGGACGCAAGAACGGGATCTATGACGATATGGGGAACTTTTACGGAGTGTAGGAAAAGCATTATCGCCCTCACGTTGGCGGCACTTCCTATCATTCCTATCTTAATGGCCGAAACATCTGAATCTCTTGCCGCGGCAGATAGTTGCTGGGTCAAAATGTCGGCCGATACCGGGTTGATGCCGTAGGCCATCTTATCTGTCTGCGCGGTGATGGCGGTGATAGCTGAAAGGCCTTTGGCTCCGAAGAGTTCGATGGTCCTAAGGTCAGCTTGAATACCGGCCCCCCCAGACGGGTCACTGCCGGCTATGGTTAGAACTGCTTGCATTGCGTTATTCTTCGAGCGAAGTCGAGAAGTAACGCAAATTTTATTTTCTCTACGGGCTTGAAGAATAAAATTTGTTTACATACCACTTCGTCTCGCTCACAATATCCTTTGCCTCTGTTATACCCCTTATCATCGCGACCGATGAAACGCCACACTTTATCACATCATCTATATTGCTTCGGTTTATCCCGCCGATGGCAACGACCGGCTTCTTTATCTCGGAACAGAACGTCCTCAATCTTTCCAGTCCCTGCACCGGATGATCGGGCCCCTTTGCCTTGGTGGGGAATATCGCACCGAAGGCGACATAATCTGCGCCAAACTTCTCCGCCACGAGCCCAAGGTCCAGCCCCTTGGAAGACGAGTATCCGATAATGAACTTGTCGCCCAAAGATCTTCGTACATCTTTCACGGGCGTGTCGTTGGGGCCAACGTGAACCCCGTCAGCATTGAGTTTACCCGCAACTTCTATGTAATCATTTATAATGAAGGTGAAATCGAACTCTTTTTTAAGCGCCATTATCTTTTGTGCGGTTTTGAATACGCTTTCGGACCATGAGCCGTTCGTGTCGCTTGGTTTCATTCTTAATTGGATAAGCTGACAGCCTCCAAGTAGCATGAGATGAGCCAGTTCGGCATGTGAATATTGCGGAGAGAAAGTAGTGTCCACTATCCCATAAAGCCCAGATATTCTATTCATTTTAGCTCCAGTTTTTGCAATTTTGCCCTTAGCGTGTTCCTGTTTATTCCAAGCGTCCTTGCCGCCTTGAGTTGATTGTTGTTGGAGCGCTCCATGACAAGTTTTATTAGCGGTCTTTCAACACGCTCGAGTATCGCCGCATGAAGATTTTCTACGTCGAACTTCCCAAGACGGTGCATGAACTGTGCTATCTTCTTTTCAACAAGTTCTTCAAGCGCGATGTCTTCCAGTTGTTCTTCGGTGTGCGGATGCCAGTTCCCGGCCATCTTGAGCTGAAGGTGCTCCGCCTCTATCTGAGGCGTGCTGAAGTGTAGAACGGAATTCAGGATTATCAGCTGAAGCTCCCGAACGTTACCGCTCCACGAGCTTTTCTTAAGCAGTTTTAACGCCTGTTTTGAAAATTTTTTTTGTGGGTATCCAAGGTTATCGCACCACTTTTTTAAGAAATGGTTTGCAAGTTCCCCAACGTCATCGTTTCTATCCCTTAATTTTGAAAGGACCATCGTGTTTCTCTTAAGCAATTGAGCGAGTTCGGGGAGTATCCTCTTTTCCTGAACGAACCTGTCCAGCTCCTGCGGCGCAGAGAATATAAACCGACAGAGGGCCTTCATTGATTCGCCGGCATCTATAGGTTTATATCCGCCAAGGGTTATCGTTGCAAGAAGTTGCGGCTGGAGCATTAAGGGAATATTTTGCAGGTCTTTAATGAGGAGAGTTCCGCTGCCGACCGCATCTATTATGCCGGGGGTAAGGTTCTCATTTCCAAGGAGCGAGACCTTCATTACGCCACAGAGATCTCTTACAATGTCTTTAGAATCGGAGGCGCTAAATATCGTGAAATTCTCGGCCTCGCGGGGGCTGCTTATATGAATGAACCTTGCCAGATGCGTCTTGCCGGTCCCGCTTTCGCCTATGATAAGGCAAGGCTCATTATTTTTGGAAAGAGAAAGGGCCTTTTCAAGGGCGTTCCTGATATTCTTTGAGCTTCCGACCAGTTTCATATAGATGGTTTTGTCCTCCCCGCGAAGGCGGGGATGATGGTTGACATTCAATCACCTGCCTAAAAATTAGGCAAGTGAAAAATGGCCAGCAAGGCCAGTAAAGTTGAAGGCCAGCAAGGAAAAACGGACAAATTTTGTTGTGACTTTATAATATTTTTAGTTTAAGCTCTTTTGGCCATGTCCTGGAATATAAAAGCAAAATTAAAACAGACCCTTAAAGCCGAAGAGGGGAGCATAATAAAGGATCGGGGCGGGAAGGCAACTTATCTCCTTATTTATCCCAACACTTATCATGTGGGGATGTCTAACCTTGGCGTTCATAATGTCTACCGCATTCTGAATGAAAGGGACGACGTTGTATGCGAAAGGGCGTTCCTTCCGGAAAAGGCCGACCTTAAAGAGCATAAAAGGACGAACACCCCCATTCTCTCTTATGAATCTCAAAGGCCCATAAATGAATTTGACATTATAGCTTTTTCTGTAGCCTACGAGAACGATATACCGAACATTCAGACCATCCTGGAACTTTCTAAGATAAAAAAGGGTTTCGGACCCAAGCTTATTGTCGGCGGCGCCGCGGTGACGCTAAATCCTAAGCTGTTCGAAAGGCAATTTGATGAGGTGATAACGGGTAATTTTGAAGGGTCGGGTTCCCTGCCTGCGCGTTCAGCCATATGGACACGTGATACAGAGTTCGGTTCGATGCACCTGGTAGAGGTCCAGCGCGGATGCCCACACCGTTGCAGATTCTGTGCCGCCCCTGTCATCTATTCCCCGTTCAAACAATTCTCTAAAGAGGAGGTTGTAAAGGCGATAGATGTAGGTCTTCCTTATCGCAAAAAGATAGGGCTCATTGGTGGCGATGTTCTGGGACATAAGGATTTTATAGATATAGCCGAATATATTCATTCGAAAGGTGCGACATTTTCACCTTCATCCGTCAGGGCTGACAGGATAAATAGACAAATTGCCGAACTTTTGAAGATAAGCGGTCACAGGACCATAACACTGGCTCCGGAGGCCGGCTCAGAAGCCCTAAGAAGGGCGATAGGAAAGAATATTCCGGATGAAAAGTTCTTTGAGGCTGCGAGTCTCTTGGGCGAACACGGAATACGGCAGATAAAGCTCTATTTTATGATGGGGCTACCCAGAGAAAGCGATGCAGATGTTAGGGCGATCGTTGAATTTGTTAAAAGGGTCAAGGGTCAAGGGGCAAGTGGCAAGATAACCGTTGCGGTGAATCCCTTTGTGCCCAAAGTGAGGACCCTTTTTGCAGGGGAAAGATTTGCGGAGCTTAACGAATTGAAGGTAAAGATCGCACGCCTCAAGAAAGATATTGGTAAGATAGGCGGCGTGATGTTCAAAGCGGAATCGCCTGTTCAGGCGTTAAGAGAATATGAGTGGCAGAAATAGATCCATAGGACAGAATATTCTGTCGTCCCCACGAAAGTGGGGACCCCGTTTGTTATTCTGCCTCTTCATTTTCACATTGACCTTTTCGCTTCCTGTCTCGGCAAAATACAAAGAACCGGCTTACAAGTCACCCATCAACGATATCCACGTCATCCTGTTCATTTTAGACGGCGTTCCAAAGGACTTTCTCTACGAAAACATCCAGAACGGAACGCTTTCCACACTAAAGAATGAGTTTTGGGATAACGGTGCGCACGCAAAATTAGGGATAACCACGTTCCCCTCTAATTCAGCCTCCGCCTATCAAAGCTTCATTACGGGGCTTTTTGCCGGAAGGTCGGGCATTCCATATCTTCAATGGTATGACAGGGCCGACCAGGAAGAGATCGACTATCTGGGGCTCGATTATAAAAGGGTCGGCAGTCACATGTGGAATTATCACTCTTTTTTGGACCCGAACGCTCGGGTTAAAGACTATCCTGTAGCGATACTTGACAGGCTAAAGGGATATCCGACCGTGACCGTTTATTCGGAAGTTACACGCGGGACCAGAAAGAGATATCCAAAGGCGCTTCTTGTTGCCTTGAGCGACACTTTCATAAACAAGAGAGAAGACCTTCTTGACAGGCGGGCGTACGATATACTTCTAAGGCTCTTTAAAAAGAAGAAAAAGGATATACCCAAATTTTCACTCGTCGGGCTTTATTCTACCGACGTATTTCAGCATCACGGGGACGCCACCTGTGACGATGCTAAGTACGCCCTGATCCAGTTCGATATATTTTTAAAGGAGTTCCTAGAGACGCTCGATAAGAGGGGGCAACTGGATCATACCTATATCATTGTTTTGGCCGACCACGGAATGCACAATATATCGCATGATGTCAACATCTTGCCGAAGCTGAAGAAGCTGGGGCTTAAAGCGCGCGCAGGAAACCTTGCAAAGAAAGAGTCCGACTTTTTCATAAGCGAACGCGGGATATCGGCGGCGCATATATATTTCAAGGGGGCAGTTGACGGCCGCGATAAGCTCTTCGGTCTCGACGGCCGGCCGACACTTGAAAGGCTTCAAAATTACCCACTTTCCGGCGGCGGGCATGTGGATATTATAAAGTTTCTAAGAGAACAGAACGACCTTCTCCTTTTTGTCGTAAGGAACGGGCTTGATAACGTTGAGGTCTATTCAAAGGAGTGCCACGCAACGATCACCAAGATAGACGAAGGTAAAAAGACATTTTACGGCTATGCCCCGAATTCCTGCGATCCTCTGGATTATTGCTCAAAGAAGGGGATAGCAAAGATGTGCGGCGGGAGATTATATGGAGACAAGGAGTGGTTCGATAACACATGGGGAGAACACTATCCGGACGCGGTCGTACAACTGGGCCAGATATTCGATGACGGCAGGGCCGGAGATGTTTTCCTGGTCGCCGATGACACGGGCGGATTTTACAGGGAAAAACATGCGACCCACGGTTCTATTTTAGACAAGGACATGCAGATCCCCGTTTTAATAAAAGGGCCCGCAGTTCCAAAGGGGGAGTTCGGTCCGATCAGAGGCGTCGACATCTTTCCGACCATGCTTGACTGGTTCGGCCTTCCAAACGACCACAATAATGACGGCGAACCAATTTTTGCCTCGGAGGCTTCTTCACCCCGATCCTCAAGAACCCCTGAACTTATTGCCAATATGGAATTTTTCATACTGGGGAAACCTTCCATCTTGAACGCTCCGGAAAAAGATGCGATAAAACGCTCCTTCCGCGCAAAATTTAACGTCTCCGGCAGGAATGATATCAAGAAGGCGGTCGATGACGAACTGCTGTTAAGAAACGAAAGGCTTACAAAGCTTAACGACATATTCCCGGGCTATACCAAGAAGGACCTTGAGTATTCTCTTATAAAGGACCAGATAAAGAAGACCCAAATAGATCTACGGAGGCTTGAAGATGTTAAAATTCTTATTCAATAGGAACGGCATGTTCCCGAAGACGCTTGAATTTCTGGGGGCGCTCGGTTTCCTGTATCTTATATTTTCCGGATGGATATTCAGGCAGTCTTTTGCGCTCAAACTATTCTTCGCAGTCTATCTTCTGTTCTACATATTAATAAGGGTCTGCGCGGGCCTTAGCTGGTATAAAAAATTCCCGGAGATAAGGTCTCCCGATGCCGGCATTATGCTCCACTTCAGAAAGATGCTGGTCGCCGTCTCTTACACGATATTTATAGCGAATCTTTTGGCGATACTTGGGGCCGGATTTGCGATCTACTTGTCTGCGGCTTTGTTTGTCTTTGTATTCCACATAAACGCGATACTTCTCTATTTCCATTTCAGGGATAAAGACAATACCCCACCCAATTTTTATACCAAGATCATGTCATCTTGAAGGAGCGAATGCGACCGAAGAGATCTTAGAACGACGACAAGAAGCGTAAGACCGACCTCAAAGGTGAACCGGTGCCACCCTTTGGAGTGTAATCCTTATCTTCGTCTGTCCACGCCGACTCTGCGATGTCCAGATGGATCCACTTTGTGTCGCCCACGAACTCGTCAAGGAATAGGGCGCCTATTATTGCCCCGGCTTTTGATTTTCCGGTGTTGTTGATATCCGCAAGGCTTTCTTTAAGCCCCTTCTTGTATTCTTTTTCGAGCGGGAGCTGCCACGCGGGTTCGCTCTCCTCTTTTGCACAGGCGATATATTTATCTATGAGCTTCTGGTCGTTCCCAAGCACCGCGGTATAGATCTCTCCTATTGCATAACGAACATGCCCCGTGAGGGTCGCCATATCTATTATGATGTCCGGCTTCTTTTCTGTAGCGTAGGTGATGGCGTCGGCAAGTATGAGCCTTCCTTCGGCGTCGGTGTTGAGTATCTCCACGGTCTTGCCGCTTCTTGACATTATTATGTTGCCGGGCACCTCTGCCGAACCGCTTACCATGTTATCGGTGGCGGGAATGTATGCGTCGACGCCTATGGGAAGTTTGAGCTCGCTTATCACCTTCATGAGCCCCAAGACTACGGCGCCGCCGCCCATATCATTCTTCATGTGGTCCATGCCCGATGACGGCTTTAAATTATATCCGCCGGCGTCGAACGTTACCCCTTTGCCGACCAGGGCTATCTTGGCCCTGGCCTTTTTGGCCGGTCTATAGCTCAAATGAATGAACCGTGGTTCGTTCTTGCTTCCCGCGGCTACCGCCAAAAGGAGGTTCAACCTCTCCTTTTCTATCTCCTTCTTTCCAAGCACCGAGATCCCTAATTTCCCCTTTGTTGCTATCTCTTTAGCCTTTTTGGCGAGGTCTTCAGGGGTCAGGTCGTGTGCCGGGGTATTTATCAGGTCGCGCGCAAGGATCACGCCGTTTGCCAGCACGGCCCCTTTTTTAACGGCCTCTTCGATCTTCTTTCCGCCTGACTTGACGCCTAAGGAAATTTCTTTGAGCGTATCGGGTTCGATATCTTCTTTATTCTTATATTCTTCGAACTTATAACTTCCAAGGAGGACCCCCTCTACGAACGATTGTATCCTGAGCGCGGGAGGAACGCCTTTTATGTTATCCATTATGACAGTTACGGCCAGGCTCTTTGCCCTTACCTCGTTTGCCACCGAAACCACTTTGGCGCCGAGCTTTCTTGGAACGTTGGATGTGAACTCATTCATTTCGCCCATCCCCATCAGAATAACGGCCCTGGCCGGTATCTTTCCGGCGGTATATATTATCTTGCAGGTTCCGAGCTCGCCCCTGAACTCTTCGTCCTTTATCACCTTGCCTATGATCCCGCCCAGATATTGGTCGAGCTCTGCGCCGTCGCCCCCCCTTAGAAGAACGGCGGTTCCTTTGTCTTTTTTGTCCTTTTTCTTTTGCTGGCACAGAACGAGCACAAGGTCGGACCTGATCTTTTCAAGCGGTTCTTTCGAAAATTTGAATTGCATATTTTTCTCCCTCTGATTTTGTCATCCTGAGCGGTACGCGAAGGATCCCGTTAATACAGCTATGTTCTGGAGATCCCTCGCTTACGCTCGGGATGTTTTTAGTTGGGCCAAAGTAGCCCAACTAAAAACACTTTGCAAGAAGAAGGTAATTAAGTTATTATGCGAAAGTAAAATGTTATGCCGAAAAGACTTTTTTCCCCAAAGGTAGAAGATGCTCTGCGAAAAGGCGTTGTTGCGGTCGGAAATGTGGTTGAAGGCCTCATTGGCAAGGCAGAAAAGTTAGGTGCAGGTTTCAAAAGCTCTTCCTCAATGTCCGTGCAGGCCGTGCTCTCTCTTGAGGGACAGATACCGCTTCCCAAGCTAAAAGAGATACTATGCCAGGTCTCCGATAAGGTCATAGAACCTTTTGTCCCAAGCCTTGTGGATAAAACGGCGCTTGAGGTGAGAGAGGGCGCCTCGACCATCGCAAAGTTTTTTAAAGAAAAGGGGGCGAGCGTTTCGGTCCATGTGGATATGGGCGGGAGCGCCGGCTCTTACGGAAAACCGGGGGCCGGAATAAGTTCCATAAGAAGCGTAAGCTCAAAGCTACCGTTCGAAGACGGGTTTTTTGATCTTGTGGCAGGTAACTACGCAAATCAGTTCCAGGGCGACCTTTTGAAGAACGTGAAGGAACTCTCCCGCGTTATGGCGATCACCGGCGAAGGGGTCATCGTAGATTTTCATCCGTTCGGCCTCTATGCCAGGAGGGGAAACGTGCGCATAAAGCCGATCTCATCCGTTACAAAGGGGATAGAAGATTATTACAAGCTCTGCAAGATGGCCTCATTGAAGATAACGGGCGCAAAAGAATCCTTCTTCGATGAAACGGCAAGGCCTTATTTTGTAACAGAAGAGGAAAAATCGGCGTTTCGAATAATAAAAGATACGCCGATGCTGATCTATTTATTTGTGAAGAAGGGGGCAACGTAAGAATGTTCAATGTACAAATCACAATGACGAATAAATACTCAATGATTCAAACTCCAATTGGTCATTGAGGATTGTAATTTCGTTCGTCGTTGAAGCTTGGTCATTGGTCATTATAACATTATGGATTTTGATAAACGTTTAGAAGAACTATTTCTTGACCTGCCGGAGGCGCCGAGCGAGCTTGGCATGACCGCGAACGCGGCCCAGGCCGGAAAGATGGTATATTTAAGCGGGGCATTTCCCTTCAAAGAAGGCAAGATGGCATACAAGGGAAGGCTTGGGTTAGAGCTTACGGCCGACAACGGCAAACTTGCATCACACACCGCCTGCATGCAGGCTATCTCGATTCTCAGAACGTTCCTTGGCGGGAGTCTTAACAAGGTAAAGAAAATAGTAATGATGAAGGGCTACGTTGCTTCGGGGGCAGAGTTCAGGGAACACGCCAAGGTGCTCGATGGCGCCAGCCAGCTGATCACAGATGTCTTTGGTAACGCCGCCGGCAGACACGCAAGGAGCGCTATTGGGGTCAACGTTCTTCCTAATAATGCCGCAGTAGAGATAGAGTTGATAGTAGAAGTGAAGTAAAACACCAACCACCAAATCCCAATGTCGAATGAATGTCCAATTTTCCAAATCCCAATTAGGATATTGGTCATTGTAATTTCATTTGTCACTGTGACACGGTCATCGAGTTTTTATTTTGTAACATATGCTCTATCTTTCTTATCAGATGACGCATGTGGAAGGGCTTCGCGATATAGTCATCCGCCCCGTGGGCCAGCCCCTCGATCCTGTCCTCCTGGGCATCTTTGGCGGATAATATCAGAACCATAATATCGCTAGTTGCTTGATTTCCTTTGATTTTATTGCACACCTCGATACCTGAGACCTTTGGCATCATTATGTCTAATATAACAAGGTCTGGCTTCTCCTTTTCTATGTTAAGAAGGGCCTCGGGTCCGGAAAAAGAACTCCTAACCGTGTAAGTCTCCATGGGGAGCATCTTTCCGATTATCTTGTGGATCTGGGGATCGTCGTCGACTATTAAAATATTAAATTTTTTCTTCATAACTATGCGAAAATACTATATGATTTATAACAGGATGGCAAGTATTTCTTGACTTAATATCCAAATTCATTTATAGGGAAAGGACCTAAAGCTAAAGTAGTTCTTTAGGGGGAGTTTCTAAACAACTTGGGTTTTAAAGTTTTTATCGTTGCTTTTAGGCTAGCGGAATTTTCCGTAGGAGCCTAAGCGGCATAAGTTTCAAACCGCGGATAAACAGGCTTGGAAAGGGGGTGCATTCTCCAATAAAGCCACATCTAAGCGGCAGAGGGTCTCGATCGGACTTTCGAGAGACTGACGAGACTCCAAGGCAAAACAATTCAAAGGAGAGAAACAACATGAAGAAACTAGTAATAGCAGTAGTCGCTATCGCGGCATTGGCGCTCGCGTTTGGCGCAAACGCAGAAGAAAAGTACGTAGCCGGCGGTTTCGAAGCCAGCGGTCACATTAACGCAGGCCTCGGTTTTGATTATATCGGCACGAACTCAGGTGCATTGGCAGGCGGCTCTTCCGGATTACTCCGTGATCAGTGGTCGAATGCCAAGAATTATGACAAGGCAAAAGATTTCGGTTTCTTACTCGATGAAGTAGAACTCGATCTCACAAAGAGCTTTGGCGAGAACATCAAGTTCCGCACAGACCTAGGTTTCGGCGATCAGGCTATCGGCTCAATTTGGGGCGGTGTCTATGTGAAGCAGGCCTACGTCACAGCCAACATTCCTGCCGGCAACGGTATCGAATGGTTATTCGGACGTTTCGACGCCCCGATCGGCTACGAAGCAGTTGACAGGAACGATAACAATACCATCACGCACAGCGCGATCTACAACTTCAACATTCGTCCCCGTTATCTGACCGGTATGAAGTTCTATTATGCCTTCAACGATTCAGTTGACTGGCACGTTTGGTTCGCGAACAACATGTCGGATGGTCGGATTAACTGGAACGGCGACAATAAGGTTATGCCGGCTATTGGTACACGCCTCGGTTATACATGGGGTGAAGAGGCCAAGGAAAGCACAGTTGGTTTGAGTGCGGCAATCAGCCCCGAAGTCAATGCAGGTAGCAAGCTCGGCAGAATGTCGTTCTTAGTCGATGTTGATTTTAACATCTGGGCAACAGACGCATTCGTGATCGGTGGCGAGGCGCTCTATCGTCAGAACGATGCGGCAAAGGGTACAACATCGACGAAGATATTCGGCGGTATCTTGGACCTCAACTACGCATTCAGCGATGTATGGGATGGCACACTTAAGTACTCCATCCTCCGCCCGAACAACGGCGGTGGTACATCAGATGCATTGCTCTCAACCATGGCACCAGTTGCTAATGCGTTGGTAGTTGCAAAGGGTTATATACAGGAAATCAGCGTATCACCAGCCTATCAGATCACAG
This window of the Deltaproteobacteria bacterium CG11_big_fil_rev_8_21_14_0_20_49_13 genome carries:
- the thiD gene encoding bifunctional hydroxymethylpyrimidine kinase/phosphomethylpyrimidine kinase; this translates as MQAVLTIAGSDPSGGAGIQADLRTIELFGAKGLSAITAITAQTDKMAYGINPVSADILTQQLSAAARDSDVSAIKIGMIGSAANVRAIMLFLHSVKVPHIVIDPVLASTSGMPLLEAHAFKAFKEELLPNATVITPNIDEAGVLTGMRLWNVGIMKEAAQQIYAECWQLRRDKTKTLAVLVKGGHSTGDPTDVLFDGKKFTEFKGKRMEGPAKHGTGCRLSSAIASGLANGKTLEKAISEAKKFIENFISEKGENQ
- the thiE gene encoding thiamine phosphate synthase, translated to MNRISGLYGIVDTTFSPQYSHAELAHLMLLGGCQLIQLRMKPSDTNGSWSESVFKTAQKIMALKKEFDFTFIINDYIEVAGKLNADGVHVGPNDTPVKDVRRSLGDKFIIGYSSSKGLDLGLVAEKFGADYVAFGAIFPTKAKGPDHPVQGLERLRTFCSEIKKPVVAIGGINRSNIDDVIKCGVSSVAMIRGITEAKDIVSETKWYVNKFYSSSP
- a CDS encoding leucyl aminopeptidase, encoding MQFKFSKEPLEKIRSDLVLVLCQQKKKDKKDKGTAVLLRGGDGAELDQYLGGIIGKVIKDEEFRGELGTCKIIYTAGKIPARAVILMGMGEMNEFTSNVPRKLGAKVVSVANEVRAKSLAVTVIMDNIKGVPPALRIQSFVEGVLLGSYKFEEYKNKEDIEPDTLKEISLGVKSGGKKIEEAVKKGAVLANGVILARDLINTPAHDLTPEDLAKKAKEIATKGKLGISVLGKKEIEKERLNLLLAVAAGSKNEPRFIHLSYRPAKKARAKIALVGKGVTFDAGGYNLKPSSGMDHMKNDMGGGAVVLGLMKVISELKLPIGVDAYIPATDNMVSGSAEVPGNIIMSRSGKTVEILNTDAEGRLILADAITYATEKKPDIIIDMATLTGHVRYAIGEIYTAVLGNDQKLIDKYIACAKEESEPAWQLPLEKEYKKGLKESLADINNTGKSKAGAIIGALFLDEFVGDTKWIHLDIAESAWTDEDKDYTPKGGTGSPLRSVLRFLSSF